Genomic window (Myxocyprinus asiaticus isolate MX2 ecotype Aquarium Trade chromosome 26, UBuf_Myxa_2, whole genome shotgun sequence):
atttggtAGCAAGTtaacttcagtcaccatttacttgcattgcattttcttcccatacaatgaaagtgaatggtgactgagtctggcGGTTCCATTCAGCCTAATgctatctctttttgtgtttcacgaaagaaagtttgaaacaacatgagattcagtaaatgatgccagaagtttaattttggggtgaactatccctttaatcaaatCTGAGCAAGCCGCACCTGTATAAAGGTGGGACATTTTCAGCTGTAGGAACCGAAATGTCTTCAGGTGAGGGTGGTAGGACTGATGGCTCAGGCACAGTGATTTCAATCTTCTGTAAGAACATTCAAAACCAGTGACATAATTATGCAAAACATTTAAGTACAACTAAAATGCATAAAACCACTGAGTGTAAACCAAATCGTAATGTCAGAGGTGTGACAACAGCTTCCACAGATTTGCTAAGAGGAGAGAGGACATAGCTAGATGGCAAAGTGAGGAAGTCATCTTCAACAGCACCCATTGGGCCTCTTCCTCATCCCTCATTTCTACTTCATCACCATCAACAGGCTGGAGCTCCTTCTCTTCATCCACTACATAACAGCCATCAGGAGTTTCTTTACTCTGGTCAAGAGGCTCCTGATTTGATTCCACTGTGTCCGGTTCTGGTTCATCTACTTTTTCAGGCTCTGAAGATGTGCTCTTTTCTTTCGCTACCTCTATAGCGAAATAGTTGcattgaccccgtttacaccttcgggtgatccaatcacatgtgcaaaacacatcgctgtttacacgtGGTCTCTTACTTGCGTctgctgtgaccacttgtgttcggatttcgaggggagggtctctgatctCATGATGACATGCATCAGTCCTTATGTCAGTGTGCTACTGCataataataaactgcaaaaagtcataattgacAAAGAAAGAGCGAGAAAAAAACggcgcgctgtttctcccagatgcatctgaaatttaatcttAGCAGAAACGCAACATTACGAACAGTCATTGTAGTGGAGTACCTGTTTaaaaggagcttcagatgtttgtTCTTTGCacattgatatcagacacactgaagaagatccgtgaagttctaatgcatattcactttttcaaattttcagatcgaacggttatttccttttaaagctgcaggtaaccggcaaagtttaaattcttgttttagcgcagcagtgggtgattgacaggtgagtggtGGTGCTTCACAGCTGTCTGAGAtgcattcaggatggattagcgttcacacctcaaatgcgatgtggtcacgtgTTTTCGATGTCACGTGTTTCGACatgttttttgtgatctgatcacaaaacgtttagaccccgtttagacctgtactgtatttagcactgaccacatgtgatcggatcatccaAAACACATCTTACTACTAGGTGTAAATGGGTCTTGGTTTTTAGGAACATTTCTGTACGCCCACACATATCGACGTCTGCCTGGTGTTTGTAAAATAGGATACATAGGATAGGATATGTGTTTTGTATATTCTGAGGTAATTATGCAAGATCTAAGACAGCGGTTTCCAAACTTTTTACCGAGGCATACCTCCAGGGACGTAGATTCCAGGGGAGATGGGGAGGAGGTAACCCCCtcaaaaatcaaaacaagcaagtacaacctccCCATCATTTATACCATGaccaatggaaacatgggtaaatacTTCATGCTGACAGACGCAATTGATACAGCCTAAaaagacagaagaactgtggcgaattctccaagaagcttggaacatcctatctgccagcaaccaggaaaaactgtgtccaggtgtatctaggagaattggggctgtttcaaaggcaaaggtggtcacaccgaatattgatttagcttttttatgtttactggactttgtatgacattaagtgataaatgaaaactatttatgtcattatttttgaagacatcctcactatgcaacattttccccaagtgcctaaaatttttgcacagttctgtatattAAAAAAGGGCTCTAGGGTGTGAGCAAACTATCTTTTGACAGTGAGAAATACTTGAACCTGGTTAGAATGCTATTTTAGTCTgcgattaaattaaaataatggtaAATCTCAGATTTTTTTAACGTACCCCCATTGCACCTTGCTTACCCCAgcttgggaaacactgatctaagAGAATCCAGAAAGCACATTTACCTGCTGAGGTATTAAGCTCTTCGCTGGGGAAATGGATTGCGACTGTACAAGGTGGTGTGGTGTTCAGACTTCCTTCAAATACCTTACTGTCAACCTCACAGGAGCTGAATTCAGATTCCTTCAGCTCTTCTTGCATAACAGATACAAGATGACTGAGACTATggtttgcatctctctctctctctcacacacacacacacacacacacgtcagcaTGCTGATGTTCTCCAAGTGAGTACGTGTAACTTAAAATCACTGATGGTAACTTTAAAACTAAGGGTGAAAGGTATGACTAACTAACGAGGAGGaggaaaaacaacataaatagaGCACAAAAACTTATTTAATCCTAAACAAATGGTGTCAAACACATGCTCACACTCCCGAGTTGTAATGGAGGCCACTGGAGTTTCCGGGTTGTCCTGTGAACCCAGGGCGACCTTGTGGATGGAGAGCCTCTCTGAGAAAATGGGGATAATTTACAGTTGATCTAAACTGTTCAAAAACCAGAAAAGAATCCACAGGTGTCTTGTTATGGTCAGATCACTCTGATAAAGCTCTTCAAAGGGTAGTTTATCACAAAATGCTTGTTCACTCATGCTTGTTCCCAAGCCATTTGACTATTTATTTGgaggaacacaaagggagatgatATGAAGAATGAAAGGTGCGAtcgccattcacttttattgtacagagtgcaatgaaactgaatagtgactgagactaacattctgcatagCATAGAATGTTTGaagcaacatgaggttgagtaaatgaagaaagaatgttcatttctgggtgaactattccttaacctGATTTGCTCACCTCAGTAAGAGTCAGACAGACTTCTCTTCAACCACAAGTTCTCCGCCACCGGCTGAACCTTCAATAGACGCAACTCATCCTCACGAGCCTGCACAACAGAGACACTTGtttcattaataaaatgtattaaaaaatgaaTACCTTTTGTTTCTGAAGGCTTGAAATAGGTGGTCAGCAGGTCAGATGAGTGGGAGAGATGTACCTGATGGATGCGGGAGGCCTCTTTACTGCTGGGTGTCACTGTAGTGTTCAGCTGCTGTTGGATGCCATGCACAAAGCTGGAGAGATTACGTGTGCAGGGGGTGGAGCGACTGGGGCTGTTTTGAGGTGTGGGAACTTTAAAGCACTCCAGGCGGGAGCTAAACTCTCCCTCACCTTTCAGAAGAAAAATAATTATGTTCAAAAATGCAGGTCCACAATTGTTGAGCATTAATGAATAATGcagttatagggatagttcacccaaaaatgatacattctgtcatcatttactcaccctcatgttgttccaaacctgtatgactttcttcatgcAGAACATCAATTAGATGCTTAGGagaatgttaatctcagtcacaattcactttcaattgtttttatttccatacaatgaaactgaacaGTGACTAAGGCTGCCAGTCcataacattctacctaacatgtTTAGAaccacaagagggtgagtaaatgatgtcagaattttcatttttgggtgaactatccctttagaaaCAGCTGTTGTCATGGAAAGTTGAAGTCCTGCAGGGTGAAGGTGGTGTGTGAGAATACTCACCAATGTGACAGATATTCGGACCCTCGGACCCTGGGTCAGACAAGTCAGAACTTAAATGTACGAACACAATATGAACACAATTACAAGTGTAAGAAATACTGATTCCTAACACAACATTCTAGCGTACTCTCCTTAAAGGCATGGGGTAGCATATGGAgagcaggcaaaaaaaaaaaagtattgtccAAATAGAGTCTAAATTTTAATAGTCTTCAGTGATTTTACAAAAACAGATATCTGAATTGTTACCATCCCATCTCTGACTGAGTTGCTGGACTCTCGAGCGAATGGAGGCGATGGCTGGGGTGTCTGGTTTCACCTCCAACTCTGACCGTCTCAAGCGGGTCCTAGCAGGGGAATTTGTGGGGTCCAGGTTCTCCTCTCCCTCTGCGGCCAGCCGCCTTCTCTTTAACACATTCTCAAGTTCTGAAAAAATGTCATAGCTTGTTTCAACATTTAATTCCACTTTGACAAGGCTCACAAGACAATCGCAATGTTCAGTGCTGAATATATCATCATgtaaggcagtggttctcaaccaatttttgatgaacgccccccttcttcattcccttacccctaAAGTAGTGATATAATAAGATTTATTAtcatctatttctgcctaaagtacagttagtgttactatagtaaattcaagggtggtgatgtagaattctgtgccgaattcaaatggtttccgcttctcgctCTGTGCTTCTCACggattctcgcaaagctgcgagGGCTTTGCGCTCaagctgctctgtccattgagccgtatccatctacagagccatacaggcacattagccgaggttgtgcctccacctgtgtatttgacgctgctaaactagatacttcagatgcgtcgctagacttcaaaatcagatgaaccgtggtacaaatgcataccaacccgtataactgagatccaactgatatactcccaagttctagataaacgttttaatgcaaagaggaacttgatgatatatttgattattatgactcaTAAATgcccccccatttgtaacctaaagccccctctctactaatttgctctcagcgccccctggcatcctttgaacgcccccttTGAGAATCCCTGATGTAAggtgtggtgtagtggttaaaGTATGGATAACCAAAAGGCTGTAGGTTCAAAGCCAGCAAGGGGTGATCGAGTAACTTTACTCATAGTGCCCTAGAGCAACAGTTCACTCCAGGAAGACTGACATCTCTAATTTATTATAAAAGTTAATGC
Coding sequences:
- the si:dkey-30c15.10 gene encoding LOW QUALITY PROTEIN: anillin (The sequence of the model RefSeq protein was modified relative to this genomic sequence to represent the inferred CDS: inserted 1 base in 1 codon; substituted 1 base at 1 genomic stop codon); the encoded protein is MEELENVLKRRRLAAEGEENLDPTNSPARTRLRRSELEVKPDTPAIASIRSRVQQLSQRWDGEGEFSSRLECFKVPTPQNSPSRSTPCTRNLSSFVHGIQQQLNTTVTPSSKEASRIHQAREDELRLLKVQPVAENLWLKRKRLSIHKVALGSQDNPETPVASITTRECEHVCKRGQCNYFAIEVAKEKSTSSEPEKVDEPEPDTVESNQEPLDQSKETPDGCYVVDEEKELQPVDGDEVEMRDEEEXPMGAVEDDFLTLPSSYVLSPLSKSVEAVVTPLTLRFGLHSKIEITVPEPSVLPPSPEDISVPTAENVPPLYSIDAYRSQRKIHPHSTQSMTAGVQKQANEKTCPKQLLNTKDRIKALNEGAVKLQMVITQTLQALSCCSDEEHGKGSLQEAEAEKLLLVSSEKWAAILAEVSRLREGGSGEQDSNNAHLQPCRGTVSISSIQLPLKVEFVCSAHTGHPTHYFFVLIRYGPCNIVATPLATVADAQNGDTITFPISITLQDIHSSFEIDVEVYSLSSTQSNTCSINVQXFHSLTKSRMTPKKILHSITKSNQSVT